From a single Nothobranchius furzeri strain GRZ-AD chromosome 7, NfurGRZ-RIMD1, whole genome shotgun sequence genomic region:
- the LOC139070743 gene encoding ctenidin-1-like → MKEGWMMEGWMKEGWMMRGGMNEGGMDDGGMDEGGKNDGGMDEGGKNDGGMDEGGGMDDGGKRDGWMDEGGMNDGGMDEGGKNDGGMDEGGGMDDGGMDEGGKNDGGMDEGGMDDGGMDEGGWMMEGREMEGWMKEGWMMRGGMNEGGMDEGGKNDGGMDEGGGMDDGGMDEGGKNDGGMDEGGKNDGGMDEGGGMDDGGVDDGGKRDGGMDEGGMDDEGRDE, encoded by the coding sequence atgaaggagggatggatgatggagggatggatgaaggagggatggatgatgAGGGGAGGGATGAATgaaggagggatggatgatggagggatggatgaaggagggaagaatgatggagggatggatgaaggagggaagaatgatggagggatggatgaaggaggaggaatggatgatggagggaagagagatggatggatggatgaaggagggatgaatgatggagggatggatgaaggagggaagaatgatggagggatggatgaaggaggagggatggatgatggagggatggatgaaggtgggaagaatgatggagggatggatgaaggagggatggatgatggagggatggatgaaggagggtggatgatggagggaagagagatggagggatggatgaaggagggatggatgatgAGGGGAGGGATGAAtgaaggagggatggatgaaggagggaagaatgatggagggatggatgaaggaggagggatggatgatggagggatggatgaaggagggaagaatgatggagggatggatgaaggagggaagaatgatggagggatggatgaaggaggagggatggatgatggaggggtggatgatggagggaagagagatggagggatggatgaaggagggatggatgatgAGGGGAGGGATGAAtga
- the LOC139070744 gene encoding LOW QUALITY PROTEIN: uncharacterized protein (The sequence of the model RefSeq protein was modified relative to this genomic sequence to represent the inferred CDS: inserted 1 base in 1 codon) has protein sequence MRGGMDEGGKNDGGKNDGGMDDGGMDDGGMDEGGMDEGGMDDGGMDEGGMDDGGMDEGGMDDGGMDDGGMDEGGMEDEGKKGGMEDEGGXDEGGMDEGGKNDGGKNDGGMDEGGMDEGGKNDGGKNDGGMDDGGMDDGGMEDEG, from the exons ATGAggggagggatggatgaaggagggaagaatgatggagggaagaatgatggagggatggatgatggagggatggatgatggagggatggatgaaggagggatggatgaaggagggatggatgatggagggatggatgaaggagggatggatgatggagggatggatgaaggagggatggatgatggagggatggatgatggagggatggatgaaggagggatggaagatgagggaaagaagggagggatggaagatgaggggg tggatgaaggagggatggatgaaggagggaagaatgatggagggaagaatgatggagggatggatgaaggagggatggatgaaggagggaagaatgatggagggaagaatgatggagggatggatgatggagggatggatgatggagggatggaagaTGAGGGATAG